One segment of Panicum virgatum strain AP13 chromosome 1K, P.virgatum_v5, whole genome shotgun sequence DNA contains the following:
- the LOC120644274 gene encoding beta-1,3-galactosyltransferase pvg3-like, whose amino-acid sequence MPPPPPRNLLNSMGNGKPVNSLHAAMKRHGHGSFPRLSASSKALVLLPLVLLAFIFFFVYPKEFELQAMMSACAPPAAGAYAASSARLGEQAVVRKPDFRLLIGVLTRADLYERRHLLRMVYGLQLAPGNNLTAHVDVRFVFCRLYKDDQRVLVPLEILAHGDVIILDGCEENLNGGKTYTFLSTVAALYADEPYDYVMKADDDIFFRLPQLVDSLGAMPREDMYYGATIPCDSMDPFREYMAGMGYALSWDLVEWIASSEVARNHSVGTEDMLTGLWLRIGGKGKNRFNAKPAIHDYRNPVPVDQCEHEFMPTTIGVHRLKSNPRWAEALKYFNFTAGLQPSKFYKID is encoded by the coding sequence atgccgccgccgccgccgagaaaTCTGCTCAATTCCATGGGCAACGGCAAGCCGGTGAACAGTCTCCACGCCGCAATGAAGAGGCATGGCCACGGCAGCTTCCCCCGGCTGTCGGCCTCCAGCAAGGCGCTGGTCCTGCTGCCCCTGGTGCTTCTggccttcatcttcttcttcgtgTACCCCAAGGAGTTCGAGCTGCAGGCGATGATGAGCGCGTgcgctccgccggcggcgggggcctaCGCGGCATCCTCCGCGCGCCTCGGGGAGCAGGCCGTGGTCCGGAAGCCCGACTTCCGGCTGCTCATCGGCGTGCTCACCCGCGCGGACCTGTACGAGCGCCGGCACCTGCTGCGCATGGTGTACGGGCTGCAGCTGGCGCCGGGCAACAACCTGACGGCGCACGTGGACGTGCGCTTCGTCTTCTGCCGGCTGTACAAGGACGACCAGCGCGTGCTGGTGCCGCTGGAGATCCTGGCCCACGGCGACGTGATCATCCTCGACGGGTGCGAGGAGAACCTCAACGGCGGCAAGACGTACACGTTCCTgtcgacggtggcggcgctctACGCCGACGAGCCGTACGACTACGTGATGAAGGCCGACGACGACATCTTCTTCCGGCTGCCGCAGCTGGTGGACTCGCTGGGCGCCATGCCCCGGGAGGACATGTACTACGGCGCCACCATCCCGTGCGACAGCATGGACCCGTTCCGGGAGTACATGGCCGGCATGGGGTACGCGCTCTCGTGGGACCTGGTGGAGTGGATCGCCAGCTCCGAGGTGGCGCGCAACCACAGCGTGGGCACGGAGGACATGCTCACCGGGCTCTGGCTGCGGATCGGGGGCAAGGGGAAGAACCGCTTCAACGCCAAGCCGGCCATCCACGACTACCGCAACCCGGTGCCGGTGGACCAGTGCGAGCACGAGTTCATGCCCACCACCATCGGCGTGCACCGCCTCAAGAGCAACCCGCGCTGGGCGGAGGCGCTCAAGTACTTCAACTTCACCGCGGGGCTCCAGCCCTCCAAGTTCTACAAGAtcgactag
- the LOC120644267 gene encoding 26S proteasome regulatory subunit 7A: MAPEPEDDIMNEKNPRPLDEDDIALLKTYGLGPYSTSIKKVEKEIKEMAKKINDLCGIKESDTGLAPPSQWDLVSDKQMMQEEQPLQVARCTKIISPNTDDAKYVINVKQIAKFVVGLGDKVSPTDIEEGMRVGVDRNKYQIQIPLPPKIDPSVTMMTVEEKPDVTYNDVGGCKEQIEKMREVVELPMLHPEKFVKLGIDPPKGVLCYGPPGTGKTLLARAVANRTDACFIRVIGSELVQKYVGEGARMVRELFQMARSKKACIVFFDEVDAIGGARFDDGVGGDNEVQRTMLEIVNQLDGFDARGNIKVLMATNRPDTLDPALLRPGRLDRKVEFGLPDLEGRTQIFKIHTRTMNCERDIRFELLARLCPNSTGADIRSVCTEAGMYAIRARRKTVTEKDFLDAVNKVIKGYQKFSATPKYMVYN; this comes from the exons ATGGCTCCAGAGCCTGAGGATGATATCATGAACGAGAAGAATCCCCGCCCGCTCGACGAGGACGACATCGCGCTTCTCAAGACCTAC GGGCTTGGGCCGTACTCGACCAGCATTAAGAAGGTCGAGAAGGAGATCAAGGAAATGGCAAAGAAAATCAATGACCTCTGTG GGATAAAGGAGTCTGATACAGGGCTCGCTCCACCTAGCCAGTGGGATTTGGTGTCAGATAAACAGATGATGCAAGAAGAGCAGCCATTGCAA GTAGCAAGGTGTACAAAGATTATAAGCCCTAATACTGATGATGCCAAATATGTTATAAATGTAAAACAAATTGCAAAG TTTGTGGTTGGATTGGGGGATAAGGTTTCCCCAACTGATATCGAGGAAGGGATGAGAGTCGG TGTTGATCGTAACAAGTACCAGATTCAAATTCCTCTGCCACCGAAAATTGACCCAAGTGTCACCATGATGACTGTGGAGGAGAAACCGGATGTGACATACAATGACGTTGGTGGATGCAAGGAGCAAATTGAAAAGATGCGTGAA GTTGTTGAACTTCCTATGCTTCACCCAGAAAAGTTTGTCAAGCTTGGTATTGACCCTCCAAAGGGTGTCCTTTGCTATGGTCCACCTGGTACTGGCAAAACACTTCTTGCAAGAGCTGTAGCGAATCGAACTGATGCTTGTTTCATCCGTGTAATTGGAAGCGAGTTAGTTCAGAAGTATGTTGGAGAAGGTGCTCGGATGGTTAGGGAACTGTTTCAG ATGGCCCGCTcgaagaaagcatgcattgtaTTCTTTGATGAAGTTGATGCTATTGGTGGTGCTCGTTTTGATGATGGGGTTGGTGGCGACAATGAGGTGCAGCGCACAATGTTGGAAATAGTAAATCAACTTGATGGGTTTGACGCAAGAGGAAACATCAAGGTTCTCATGGCAACTAACag GCCTGATACCTTGGACCCTgcacttcttcgtcctggtcGTCTGGACAGAAAGGTAGAATTCGGACTACCTGACCTTGAGGGCCGTACCCAAATTTTCAAGATACATACACGCACCATGAACTGCGAGCGAGACATTCGTTTCGAGCTTCTTGCACGGCTCTGCCCTAACTCCACTG GAGCGGATATAAGGAGTGTATGCACAGAGGCTGGGATGTATGCCATTCGTGCCCGTAGGAAAACAGTGACTGAGAAAGATTTCCTTGATGCTGTGAACAAGGTGATCAAGGGTTACCAGAAGTTTAGTGCCACACCGAAGTACATGGTGTATAACTAA
- the LOC120644250 gene encoding alpha-aminoadipic semialdehyde synthase-like isoform X1, with protein MGSAATESNDTLLGNGVVGILAETCNMWERRAPLTPSHCARLLLGGGNRTRVNRIIVQPSTKRIHHDAQYEDSGCKISEDLSECGLIIGIKQPKLEMILPDRAYTFFSHTHKAQKENMPLLDKILEERVSLFDYELIVGDDGKRSLAFGKFAGRAGLIDFLHGLGQRYLSLGYSTPFLSLGQSHMYPSLAAAKAAVIAVGEEIATFGLPSGICPIVFVFTGVGNVSQGAQEIFKLLPHTFVDAEKLPEISAAWNLSKQSQSTKRVFQLYGCVVTSRDMVSHKDPTRHFDKADYYAHPEHYAPVFHERIAPYASVIVNCMYWERRFPRLLSISQLQQLMKSGCLLVGICDITCDIGGSIEFVDKSTSIEKPFFRYDPSNNSYHDDMEGNGVICLAVDILPTEFSKEASQHFGNILSKFVASLASMKQLVELPSYLRRACIAHDGRLTSLYEYIPRMRKTMIDLAPAKANPSPDKKYSTLVSLSGHLFDKFLINEALDIIEAAGGSFQLVRCEVGQSIDDTSYSELEVGADDTATLDKIIDSLTSLANAHGGNHNARKETELSLKIGKVNECGTGDIVDKEGPKVLILGAGRVCRPAAQFLASYPNICSYGADDNSTDQIHVIVASLYQKDAEEIVEGIKNATATQLDVADIGSLSDLVSQVEVVVSLLPASFHAAIARVCIELKKHMVTASYVDESMSNLSQAAKGAGVTILSEMGLDPGIDHMMSVKMIDEAHARNGKVKAFTSFCGGLPSPAAANNPLAYKFSWNPAGAVHSGKNPAVYKFLGETIHVDGSSLYESAKRLRLPGLPAFALEHLPNRNSLIYGDLYGISEEASTIYRATLRYEGFSEIMATLSKIGFFDAANHPLLQDTNRPTYKGFLDELLNANNISTTTTNINIEASGGYDDELIARILSLGHCKEKDIAVKTVKTIKFLGLHEEIQIPKDCSSAFNVICQRMEQRMAYGHNEQDMVLLHHEVEVEYPDGRPTEKHQATLLEFGKVENGGSTTTAMALTVGVPAAIGALLLLENKVQTKGVIRPLEPEIYIPALEMLESSGIKLAERVEI; from the exons ATGGGTTCTGCTGCAACTGAA AGCAATGACACCTTGCTGGGCAATGGAGTTGTTGGGATTCTTGCCGAGACTTGTAATATGTGGGAAAGGAGGGCACCGTTAACTCCTTCCCACTGTGCTCGCCTTCTGCTCGGAGGAGGGAACAGAACTCGAGTAAACCGGATAATTGTGCAGCCAAGCACAAAGAGGATCCATCATGATGCTCAGTATGAGGATTCTGGATGCAAGATTTCAGAAGACCTGTCAGAGTGTGGCCTTATTATAGGCATCAAACAACCAAAG TTGGAGATGATTCTTCCAGATAGAGCGTACACATTCTTTTCACACACCCACAAGGCCCAGAAAGAGAATATGCCACTGTTAGATAAG ATCCTGGAAGAGAGGGTGTCCTTGTTCGATTATGAGCTAATTGTTGGAGATGATGGGAAAAGATCGCTTGCATTTGGGAAGTTTGCTGGTAGAGCTGGGCTGATAGATTTCTTACATGGTCTCGGACAGC GATATTTAAGCCTTGGGTACTCGACTCCGTTTCTCTCTCTGGGGCAATCTCATATGTATCCTTCACTCGCTGCAGCCAAGGCTGCAGTCATTGCCGTTGGTGAAGAGATAGCAACATTTGGACTTCCATCTGGAATTTGTCCAATAGTATTTGTATTCACTGGAGTTGGGAATG TCTCTCAGGGTGCACAGGAGATATTCAAGCTATTGCCCCATACCTTCGTTGATGCTGAGAAACTTCCTGAAATTTCTGCG GCCTGGAATCTGTCTAAACAATCTCAGTCAACCAAGAGAGTATTTCAACTGTATGGTTGTGTTGTGACTTCTAGAGACATGGTCTCTCACAAGGATCCTACCAGACATTTTGACAAA GCTGACTATTATGCTCATCCAGAACACTACGCTCCAGTTTTTCATGAAAGGATTGCTCCATATGCATCTGTCATTG TAAACTGTATGTACTGGGAGAGGAGGTTTCCACGATTACTGAGTATCAGTCAGTTGCAGCAACTGATGAAATCTGGTTGTCTGTTGGTTGGCATTTGTGATATAACTTGTGATATTGGAGGTTCCATTGAATTTGTGGACAAGAGTACATCAATAGAGAAGCCCTTCTTCCG GTATGATCCTTCTAATAATTCATATCATGATGATATGGAAGGTAACGGTGTGATCTGCTTAGCTGTTGACATTCTCCCTACAGAGTTTTCTAAAGAG GCCTCCCAACATTTTGGAAACATATTATCTAAATTTGTTGCTAGCTTGGCCTCAATGAAGCAACTGGTGGAACTTCCCTCCTACTTGAGAAGAGCTTGCATTGCTCATGATGGCAGATTAACTTCTTTGTATGAATATATTCCTAGGATGCGAAAGACTATGAT CGATTTGGCACCTGCAAAAGCTAATCCATCGCCTGACAAGAAGTACAGCACGCTG GTATCTCTCAGTGGGCACCTATTTGATAAGTTTCTTATAAACGAAGCTTTGGACATTATTGAAGCAGCTGGAGGTTCATTTCAGTTGGTTAGATGTGAAGTTGGACAAAGTATTGATGATACGTCATACTCGGAGCTTGAA GTAGGAGCAGATGATACTGCCACATTGGATAAAATAATTGATTCCTTGACTTCTCTTGCTAATGCACACGGGGGAAATCACAATGCTCGGAAAGAGACTGAACTATCTCTGAAGATAGGAAAAGTCAATGAGTGTGGAACTGGTGACATCGTGGATAAAGAAGGGCCGAAGGTTTTGATTCTTGGAGCTGGAAGAGTTTGTCGACCAGCGGCGCAGTTTCTAGCATCTTACCCAAACATATGTAGCTACGGTGCTGATGACAATAGCACAGATCAAATTCATGTCATTGTGGCATCTTTGTATCAAAAAGATGCAGAAGAG ATAGTTGAGGGTATTAAAAATGCAACTGCTACTCAGCTTGATGTTGCTGATATTGGAAGTCTTTCAGATCTTGTTTCTCAG GTTGAGGTTGTAGTTAGCTTGCTGCCTGCTAGTTTTCATGCTGCCATTGCAAGAGTATGCATAGAG CTCAAGAAGCACATGGTAACGGCAAGTTATGTTGATGAATCCATGTCAAACTTGAGCCAAGCTGCCAAAGGTGCAGGTGTAACTATACTTTCTGAAATGGGTCTAGATCCTGGCATAG ATCACATGATGTCAGTGAAGATGATTGATGAAGCTCATGCTCGAAATGGAAAAGTAAAGGCATTTACATCTTTCTGTGGTGGGCTGCCATCTCCAGCTGCTGCAAACAATCCACTGGCCTATAAATTCAG TTGGAACCCAGCTGGTGCTGTCCATTCAGGGAAAAACCCTGCTGTCTACAAATTTCTTGGGGAAACCATCCATGTAGATG GTAGTAGCCTGTATGAATCAGCAAAGAGGCTCAGACTACCAGGGCTTCCAGCTTTTGCTCTGGAACACTTGCCAAATCGGAATTCCTTGATATATGGAGACCTTTATGGTATCTCCGAAGAAGCATCTACCATATACAGAGCTACTCTTCGTTATGAAG GTTTTAGTGAGATAATGGCTACACTATCGAAAATTGGGTTCTTTGATGCTGCAAATCATCCGCTGCTGCAAGATACTAATCGTCCAACATATAAGGGTTTTCTTGATGAACTACTTAATGCTAATAATATCTCAACAACTACCACAAACATAAATATTGAAGCCTCTGGTGGATATGATGATGAATTGATTGCCAGAATATTGAGCCTTGGGCATTGCAAAGAGAAGGACATAGCTGTTAAGACAGTCAAAACCATCAA GTTCTTGGGACTACATGAAGAGATTCAGATTCCTAAGGATTGTTCAAGTGCATTCAATGTGATTTGCCAACGAATGGAACAGAGGATGGCCTATGGCCACAATGAGCAG GACATGGTACTGCTGCACCATGAAGTGGAAGTGGAATACCCGGATGGGCGACCCACTGAAAAGCACCAAGCGACGCTACTGGAGTTCGGAAAGGTTGAGAATGGCGGATCCACCACCACTGCGATGGCCCTTACCGTTGGCGTACCAGCAGCAATAGGAGCTCTG CTCTTGCTTGAGAACAAGGTGCAGACGAAAGGAGTAATCAGGCCTCTCGAACCTGAAATCTACATTCCAG CATTGGAGATGCTGGAGTCGTCAGGCATCAAGCTGGCTGAGAGAGTGGAGATTTAA
- the LOC120644250 gene encoding alpha-aminoadipic semialdehyde synthase-like isoform X3: MPCVTEIIQSDLAPAKANPSPDKKYSTLVSLSGHLFDKFLINEALDIIEAAGGSFQLVRCEVGQSIDDTSYSELEVGADDTATLDKIIDSLTSLANAHGGNHNARKETELSLKIGKVNECGTGDIVDKEGPKVLILGAGRVCRPAAQFLASYPNICSYGADDNSTDQIHVIVASLYQKDAEEIVEGIKNATATQLDVADIGSLSDLVSQVEVVVSLLPASFHAAIARVCIELKKHMVTASYVDESMSNLSQAAKGAGVTILSEMGLDPGIDHMMSVKMIDEAHARNGKVKAFTSFCGGLPSPAAANNPLAYKFSWNPAGAVHSGKNPAVYKFLGETIHVDGSSLYESAKRLRLPGLPAFALEHLPNRNSLIYGDLYGISEEASTIYRATLRYEGFSEIMATLSKIGFFDAANHPLLQDTNRPTYKGFLDELLNANNISTTTTNINIEASGGYDDELIARILSLGHCKEKDIAVKTVKTIKFLGLHEEIQIPKDCSSAFNVICQRMEQRMAYGHNEQDMVLLHHEVEVEYPDGRPTEKHQATLLEFGKVENGGSTTTAMALTVGVPAAIGALLLLENKVQTKGVIRPLEPEIYIPALEMLESSGIKLAERVEI; this comes from the exons atgccatgtGTGACTGAGATCATCCAAAG CGATTTGGCACCTGCAAAAGCTAATCCATCGCCTGACAAGAAGTACAGCACGCTG GTATCTCTCAGTGGGCACCTATTTGATAAGTTTCTTATAAACGAAGCTTTGGACATTATTGAAGCAGCTGGAGGTTCATTTCAGTTGGTTAGATGTGAAGTTGGACAAAGTATTGATGATACGTCATACTCGGAGCTTGAA GTAGGAGCAGATGATACTGCCACATTGGATAAAATAATTGATTCCTTGACTTCTCTTGCTAATGCACACGGGGGAAATCACAATGCTCGGAAAGAGACTGAACTATCTCTGAAGATAGGAAAAGTCAATGAGTGTGGAACTGGTGACATCGTGGATAAAGAAGGGCCGAAGGTTTTGATTCTTGGAGCTGGAAGAGTTTGTCGACCAGCGGCGCAGTTTCTAGCATCTTACCCAAACATATGTAGCTACGGTGCTGATGACAATAGCACAGATCAAATTCATGTCATTGTGGCATCTTTGTATCAAAAAGATGCAGAAGAG ATAGTTGAGGGTATTAAAAATGCAACTGCTACTCAGCTTGATGTTGCTGATATTGGAAGTCTTTCAGATCTTGTTTCTCAG GTTGAGGTTGTAGTTAGCTTGCTGCCTGCTAGTTTTCATGCTGCCATTGCAAGAGTATGCATAGAG CTCAAGAAGCACATGGTAACGGCAAGTTATGTTGATGAATCCATGTCAAACTTGAGCCAAGCTGCCAAAGGTGCAGGTGTAACTATACTTTCTGAAATGGGTCTAGATCCTGGCATAG ATCACATGATGTCAGTGAAGATGATTGATGAAGCTCATGCTCGAAATGGAAAAGTAAAGGCATTTACATCTTTCTGTGGTGGGCTGCCATCTCCAGCTGCTGCAAACAATCCACTGGCCTATAAATTCAG TTGGAACCCAGCTGGTGCTGTCCATTCAGGGAAAAACCCTGCTGTCTACAAATTTCTTGGGGAAACCATCCATGTAGATG GTAGTAGCCTGTATGAATCAGCAAAGAGGCTCAGACTACCAGGGCTTCCAGCTTTTGCTCTGGAACACTTGCCAAATCGGAATTCCTTGATATATGGAGACCTTTATGGTATCTCCGAAGAAGCATCTACCATATACAGAGCTACTCTTCGTTATGAAG GTTTTAGTGAGATAATGGCTACACTATCGAAAATTGGGTTCTTTGATGCTGCAAATCATCCGCTGCTGCAAGATACTAATCGTCCAACATATAAGGGTTTTCTTGATGAACTACTTAATGCTAATAATATCTCAACAACTACCACAAACATAAATATTGAAGCCTCTGGTGGATATGATGATGAATTGATTGCCAGAATATTGAGCCTTGGGCATTGCAAAGAGAAGGACATAGCTGTTAAGACAGTCAAAACCATCAA GTTCTTGGGACTACATGAAGAGATTCAGATTCCTAAGGATTGTTCAAGTGCATTCAATGTGATTTGCCAACGAATGGAACAGAGGATGGCCTATGGCCACAATGAGCAG GACATGGTACTGCTGCACCATGAAGTGGAAGTGGAATACCCGGATGGGCGACCCACTGAAAAGCACCAAGCGACGCTACTGGAGTTCGGAAAGGTTGAGAATGGCGGATCCACCACCACTGCGATGGCCCTTACCGTTGGCGTACCAGCAGCAATAGGAGCTCTG CTCTTGCTTGAGAACAAGGTGCAGACGAAAGGAGTAATCAGGCCTCTCGAACCTGAAATCTACATTCCAG CATTGGAGATGCTGGAGTCGTCAGGCATCAAGCTGGCTGAGAGAGTGGAGATTTAA
- the LOC120644250 gene encoding alpha-aminoadipic semialdehyde synthase-like isoform X2 gives MGAQEIFKLLPHTFVDAEKLPEISAAWNLSKQSQSTKRVFQLYGCVVTSRDMVSHKDPTRHFDKADYYAHPEHYAPVFHERIAPYASVIVNCMYWERRFPRLLSISQLQQLMKSGCLLVGICDITCDIGGSIEFVDKSTSIEKPFFRYDPSNNSYHDDMEGNGVICLAVDILPTEFSKEASQHFGNILSKFVASLASMKQLVELPSYLRRACIAHDGRLTSLYEYIPRMRKTMIDLAPAKANPSPDKKYSTLVSLSGHLFDKFLINEALDIIEAAGGSFQLVRCEVGQSIDDTSYSELEVGADDTATLDKIIDSLTSLANAHGGNHNARKETELSLKIGKVNECGTGDIVDKEGPKVLILGAGRVCRPAAQFLASYPNICSYGADDNSTDQIHVIVASLYQKDAEEIVEGIKNATATQLDVADIGSLSDLVSQVEVVVSLLPASFHAAIARVCIELKKHMVTASYVDESMSNLSQAAKGAGVTILSEMGLDPGIDHMMSVKMIDEAHARNGKVKAFTSFCGGLPSPAAANNPLAYKFSWNPAGAVHSGKNPAVYKFLGETIHVDGSSLYESAKRLRLPGLPAFALEHLPNRNSLIYGDLYGISEEASTIYRATLRYEGFSEIMATLSKIGFFDAANHPLLQDTNRPTYKGFLDELLNANNISTTTTNINIEASGGYDDELIARILSLGHCKEKDIAVKTVKTIKFLGLHEEIQIPKDCSSAFNVICQRMEQRMAYGHNEQDMVLLHHEVEVEYPDGRPTEKHQATLLEFGKVENGGSTTTAMALTVGVPAAIGALLLLENKVQTKGVIRPLEPEIYIPALEMLESSGIKLAERVEI, from the exons ATG GGTGCACAGGAGATATTCAAGCTATTGCCCCATACCTTCGTTGATGCTGAGAAACTTCCTGAAATTTCTGCG GCCTGGAATCTGTCTAAACAATCTCAGTCAACCAAGAGAGTATTTCAACTGTATGGTTGTGTTGTGACTTCTAGAGACATGGTCTCTCACAAGGATCCTACCAGACATTTTGACAAA GCTGACTATTATGCTCATCCAGAACACTACGCTCCAGTTTTTCATGAAAGGATTGCTCCATATGCATCTGTCATTG TAAACTGTATGTACTGGGAGAGGAGGTTTCCACGATTACTGAGTATCAGTCAGTTGCAGCAACTGATGAAATCTGGTTGTCTGTTGGTTGGCATTTGTGATATAACTTGTGATATTGGAGGTTCCATTGAATTTGTGGACAAGAGTACATCAATAGAGAAGCCCTTCTTCCG GTATGATCCTTCTAATAATTCATATCATGATGATATGGAAGGTAACGGTGTGATCTGCTTAGCTGTTGACATTCTCCCTACAGAGTTTTCTAAAGAG GCCTCCCAACATTTTGGAAACATATTATCTAAATTTGTTGCTAGCTTGGCCTCAATGAAGCAACTGGTGGAACTTCCCTCCTACTTGAGAAGAGCTTGCATTGCTCATGATGGCAGATTAACTTCTTTGTATGAATATATTCCTAGGATGCGAAAGACTATGAT CGATTTGGCACCTGCAAAAGCTAATCCATCGCCTGACAAGAAGTACAGCACGCTG GTATCTCTCAGTGGGCACCTATTTGATAAGTTTCTTATAAACGAAGCTTTGGACATTATTGAAGCAGCTGGAGGTTCATTTCAGTTGGTTAGATGTGAAGTTGGACAAAGTATTGATGATACGTCATACTCGGAGCTTGAA GTAGGAGCAGATGATACTGCCACATTGGATAAAATAATTGATTCCTTGACTTCTCTTGCTAATGCACACGGGGGAAATCACAATGCTCGGAAAGAGACTGAACTATCTCTGAAGATAGGAAAAGTCAATGAGTGTGGAACTGGTGACATCGTGGATAAAGAAGGGCCGAAGGTTTTGATTCTTGGAGCTGGAAGAGTTTGTCGACCAGCGGCGCAGTTTCTAGCATCTTACCCAAACATATGTAGCTACGGTGCTGATGACAATAGCACAGATCAAATTCATGTCATTGTGGCATCTTTGTATCAAAAAGATGCAGAAGAG ATAGTTGAGGGTATTAAAAATGCAACTGCTACTCAGCTTGATGTTGCTGATATTGGAAGTCTTTCAGATCTTGTTTCTCAG GTTGAGGTTGTAGTTAGCTTGCTGCCTGCTAGTTTTCATGCTGCCATTGCAAGAGTATGCATAGAG CTCAAGAAGCACATGGTAACGGCAAGTTATGTTGATGAATCCATGTCAAACTTGAGCCAAGCTGCCAAAGGTGCAGGTGTAACTATACTTTCTGAAATGGGTCTAGATCCTGGCATAG ATCACATGATGTCAGTGAAGATGATTGATGAAGCTCATGCTCGAAATGGAAAAGTAAAGGCATTTACATCTTTCTGTGGTGGGCTGCCATCTCCAGCTGCTGCAAACAATCCACTGGCCTATAAATTCAG TTGGAACCCAGCTGGTGCTGTCCATTCAGGGAAAAACCCTGCTGTCTACAAATTTCTTGGGGAAACCATCCATGTAGATG GTAGTAGCCTGTATGAATCAGCAAAGAGGCTCAGACTACCAGGGCTTCCAGCTTTTGCTCTGGAACACTTGCCAAATCGGAATTCCTTGATATATGGAGACCTTTATGGTATCTCCGAAGAAGCATCTACCATATACAGAGCTACTCTTCGTTATGAAG GTTTTAGTGAGATAATGGCTACACTATCGAAAATTGGGTTCTTTGATGCTGCAAATCATCCGCTGCTGCAAGATACTAATCGTCCAACATATAAGGGTTTTCTTGATGAACTACTTAATGCTAATAATATCTCAACAACTACCACAAACATAAATATTGAAGCCTCTGGTGGATATGATGATGAATTGATTGCCAGAATATTGAGCCTTGGGCATTGCAAAGAGAAGGACATAGCTGTTAAGACAGTCAAAACCATCAA GTTCTTGGGACTACATGAAGAGATTCAGATTCCTAAGGATTGTTCAAGTGCATTCAATGTGATTTGCCAACGAATGGAACAGAGGATGGCCTATGGCCACAATGAGCAG GACATGGTACTGCTGCACCATGAAGTGGAAGTGGAATACCCGGATGGGCGACCCACTGAAAAGCACCAAGCGACGCTACTGGAGTTCGGAAAGGTTGAGAATGGCGGATCCACCACCACTGCGATGGCCCTTACCGTTGGCGTACCAGCAGCAATAGGAGCTCTG CTCTTGCTTGAGAACAAGGTGCAGACGAAAGGAGTAATCAGGCCTCTCGAACCTGAAATCTACATTCCAG CATTGGAGATGCTGGAGTCGTCAGGCATCAAGCTGGCTGAGAGAGTGGAGATTTAA